The proteins below are encoded in one region of bacterium:
- a CDS encoding VOC family protein — MNIRRIVPDIVTDQMEVSKKFYSEFFELKLAMDLGWVATLISTSNETAQVTLVKGIPPSTDDHTVALTVEVEDVDAMYRKAQHAGLKIIYPMTDEPWSVRRFHINDPNGITINVMMHL, encoded by the coding sequence ATGAATATCCGCAGAATTGTTCCCGATATCGTCACAGATCAAATGGAAGTCAGCAAAAAATTTTATTCGGAATTTTTTGAATTAAAACTGGCAATGGACTTGGGTTGGGTTGCCACGTTGATTTCGACGAGTAATGAAACGGCTCAAGTTACGCTCGTTAAAGGTATTCCACCTTCGACAGACGATCACACGGTTGCTCTGACTGTTGAAGTTGAAGACGTTGACGCCATGTATCGCAAGGCGCAACATGCAGGGTTAAAAATTATTTACCCCATGACAGACGAACCTTGGAGTGTTCGGCGTTTTCATATTAACGATCCCAATGGAATTACTATAAACGTGATGATGCATCTTTAA